One window of the Ammospiza caudacuta isolate bAmmCau1 chromosome 9, bAmmCau1.pri, whole genome shotgun sequence genome contains the following:
- the TIAL1 gene encoding nucleolysin TIAR isoform X1 encodes MEDDGQPRTLYVGNLSRDVTEVLILQLFSQIGPCKSCKMITEQPDSRRVNSSVGFSVLQHTSNDPYCFVEFYEHRDAAAALAAMNGRKILGKEVKVNWATTPSSQKKDTSNHFHVFVGDLSPEITTEDIKSAFAPFGKISDARVVKDMATGKSKGYGFVSFYNKLDAENAIVHMGGQWLGGRQIRTNWATRKPPAPKSTQENNTKQLRFEDVVNQSSPKNCTVYCGGIASGLTDQLMRQTFSPFGQIMEIRVFPEKGYSFVRFSTHESAAHAIVSVNGTTIEGHVVKCYWGKESPDMTKNFQQVDYSQWGQWSQVYGNPQQYGQYMANGWQVPSYGMYGQAWNQQGFGVDQSPSAAWMGGFGAQPAQGQGAPVIPNQAGYGMASYQTQ; translated from the exons ATGGAAGACGACGGGCAGCCCAGGACCCT CTATGTAGGAAACCTGTCCAGAGATGTGACTGAGGTTCTCATACTTCAGTTATTCAGCCAGATTGGACCATGCAAAAGCTGTAAAATGATAACAGAG CAACCCGATAGCAGAAGGGTCAACTCTTCTGTtggattttctgttttgcagcaTACAAGCAATGACCCTTATTGCTTTGTGGAATTTTATGAACACAGAGATGCAGCTGCTGCATTAGCTGCTATGAATGGGAGAAAAATTTTGGGAAAG GAGGTCAAAGTAAACTGGGCAACAACACCAAGTAGCCAGAAAAAAGATACATCCA ATCACTTCCATGTGTTCGTTGGGGATTTAAGTCCAGAAATAACAACAGAAGACATCAAGTCAGCATTTGCTCCTTTTGGTAAAATATC GGATGCACGGGTAGTTAAAGATATGGCAACTGGAAAGTCAAAAGGCTATGGTTTTGTATCTTTTTATAACAAACTG GATGCAGAAAATGCTATTGTACACATGGGAGGCCAGTGGTTGGGAGGCCGCCAGATCAGAACTAACTGGGCAACAAGGAAACCACCAGCCCCTAAAAGTACACAAGAAA ATAATACAAAACAGTTGAGATTTGAAGATGTAGTAAATCAGTCAAGTCCAAAAAATTGTACTGTGTACTGTGGAGGAATTGCCTCGGGGCTAACAG ATCAGCTTATGAGACAGACTTTTTCACCCTTTGGACAGATTATGGAAATAAGGGTGTTTCCAGAAAAAGGTTACTCATTTGTCAG GTTTTCAACCCATGAAAGTGCAGCACATGCTATTGTTTCAGTTAATGGAACCACAATTGAAGGACATGTTGTTAAATGTTATTGGGGTAAAGAATCCCCTGATATGACTAAAAACTTCCAACAG GTGGATTACAGTCAGTGGGGACAATGGAGCCAAGTATATGGAAACCCACAGCAGTATGGGCAATATATGGCTAATGGGTGGCAAGTACCATCATATGGAATGTATGGCCAAGCATGGAATCAACAGGGTTTTGGAGTAGA